The Sphaerospermopsis torques-reginae ITEP-024 genome has a window encoding:
- a CDS encoding gamma-glutamyltransferase family protein encodes METQQTLVNVDDFSTMSQVIIASGSQISADAGAAVANQGGNAVDAAIAATVVSMCTDLGVMAAGGSGFITIWPANADPMVIDGYAEMPGRGLENERFGQGIREVFFDYGGELSTVLGYGTIATPGMFAALGKAWEEYGNIPWADVVAPTQNWAQQGFPLSGGAAEYLLHTHAAIFGWHPDSYKTLHHEDGTPLQAGEIVHVPGLAESLKLIADEGVQAFYTGELGRRIVEEIQENQGLLTAADLAAYEAVERSPICINFDNWQIATNPPPAVGGACLAAMLLLLDDSSVQGWNLATVKQMVEVQNAVLNYRNHHLDFSSDRIAETSKLLELARVGKPQTLLSSPSTIHISAVDSNGLACSITASAGYGSGVMVGGTGFWLNNSLGEIELHPQGCHHLTPGVRLTSNMSPTIARCADGRVLAIGSPGASRITTAIAQVLLNFVHLGMSLEEAIAYPRLHVETRDGKPTIVMEAGIPTEEIAGFITHHFPKRSMYFGGVQATLWHPQHGLSAAADPRRTGGVARGGN; translated from the coding sequence GTGGAAACCCAACAAACCCTTGTAAATGTTGATGATTTTTCCACTATGTCACAAGTAATTATTGCCTCTGGTTCTCAAATATCTGCGGATGCTGGTGCTGCTGTTGCTAACCAAGGAGGTAATGCGGTTGATGCGGCGATCGCTGCTACTGTTGTTTCTATGTGTACTGATTTGGGGGTGATGGCTGCTGGTGGTAGTGGTTTTATCACTATCTGGCCAGCAAATGCCGATCCTATGGTGATTGATGGTTATGCAGAGATGCCAGGACGAGGTTTGGAAAATGAGCGTTTTGGCCAGGGTATTCGGGAAGTTTTCTTTGATTATGGTGGTGAACTCAGTACGGTGCTTGGTTATGGTACTATTGCCACTCCGGGAATGTTTGCGGCTTTGGGCAAGGCTTGGGAAGAGTACGGAAATATACCTTGGGCTGATGTGGTAGCACCTACACAAAATTGGGCGCAACAAGGTTTTCCTCTTTCTGGGGGTGCGGCGGAATATTTACTTCACACCCATGCGGCTATTTTTGGTTGGCATCCTGACAGCTATAAGACGCTACATCATGAGGATGGTACTCCCCTACAAGCAGGGGAAATTGTTCATGTTCCTGGACTAGCTGAAAGCCTGAAATTGATTGCTGATGAGGGGGTACAGGCGTTTTATACTGGGGAGTTAGGGAGGCGTATTGTTGAGGAAATTCAGGAAAATCAAGGTTTGTTAACGGCTGCGGATCTGGCTGCTTATGAGGCGGTAGAGCGATCGCCTATTTGCATTAATTTTGATAACTGGCAAATTGCAACTAACCCTCCTCCCGCTGTGGGTGGTGCTTGTTTGGCGGCGATGTTGTTACTTTTAGATGATAGTTCTGTGCAAGGATGGAATTTAGCCACAGTTAAACAAATGGTAGAGGTGCAAAACGCAGTTTTAAACTACCGCAACCATCATCTTGATTTTAGCAGCGATCGCATTGCGGAAACCTCAAAACTTTTAGAATTAGCCCGTGTGGGAAAACCGCAAACTCTGTTATCTTCACCTTCAACTATTCACATTTCCGCTGTTGATAGTAACGGTTTAGCTTGTTCTATAACCGCTTCCGCTGGTTATGGTTCGGGAGTGATGGTTGGTGGTACTGGGTTTTGGTTGAATAATTCTTTGGGAGAAATAGAACTGCATCCCCAAGGATGTCACCATTTAACCCCAGGAGTGCGTTTAACTTCTAATATGTCTCCAACTATTGCCAGATGTGCTGATGGCAGGGTTTTAGCTATTGGTTCTCCTGGTGCTTCCCGTATTACCACAGCCATAGCTCAAGTATTGCTGAATTTTGTCCATTTGGGAATGTCTTTAGAAGAGGCGATCGCCTATCCTCGTCTGCACGTCGAAACCAGGGATGGTAAACCTACCATAGTCATGGAAGCAGGTATTCCCACGGAAGAAATAGCAGGTTTTATTACTCATCATTTCCCTAAACGCTCTATGTATTTTGGGGGAGTGCAGGCCACTTTATGGCATCCGCAACATGGTTTATCTGCTGCGGCTGATCCCCGTCGTACTGGTGGGGTTGCTAGGGGTGGTAATTGA